A region from the Aegilops tauschii subsp. strangulata cultivar AL8/78 chromosome 5, Aet v6.0, whole genome shotgun sequence genome encodes:
- the LOC109772099 gene encoding uncharacterized protein — protein sequence MGSGKKRAALASLFGFKNKRQEEEEEATAARRQQQHVAAAPQQRYQHHRVRPSDDDDYARHWYAERDIDRKASEFIDKVHRRMLANEQDG from the coding sequence ATGGGGAGCGGGAAGAAGAGGGCGGCGCTTGCGTCCCTGTTCGGGTTCAAGAACAAgagacaggaggaggaggaagaggccacggcggcgaggcggcagcagcagcatgtGGCGGCAGCGCCGCAGCAGAGGTACCAGCATCACAGGGTGCGGCCGAGCGACGACGACGACTACGCCCGGCACTGGTACGCCGAACGCGACATCGACCGGAAGGCCTCCGAGTTCATCGACAAGGTCCACCGCCGGATGCTCGCCAACGAGCAGGACGGATAG
- the LOC109757100 gene encoding cysteine-rich repeat secretory protein 55-like translates to MADVVHHHQAQRVPRQYIMALLDALPHAVVPMGFASLSRGAGRDRAFVRGLCRGDSAQSMCLVDLQDAVRKLSGMCASSRSVEACYDKCYISYADTNDQSIYEGRIGQIIYDAGKVVDPISYDRAYYALMSRLVARAASGGRNRSARMSMFAMGEAVYSRDDPTGTMYGLVQCMRDCSDAESQ, encoded by the coding sequence ATGGCCGACGTCGTCCACCACCACCAAGCGCAGCGTGTTCCGCGCCAATATATCATGGCACTCCTTGACGCGCTCCCCCATGCCGTGGTGCCCATGGGCTTCGCCTCCCTTTCCCGGGGTGCCGGCCGTGATCGCGCCTTCGTCCGCGGCCTCTGCCGCGGCGACTCTGCCCAGTCCATGTGCCTCGTGGACTTGCAAGACGCCGTCCGGAAATTGAGCGGCATGTGCGCCTCCAGCCGAAGCGTGGAGGCATGCTATGACAAGTGCTACATCAGCTATGCCGACACCAACGACCAGTCCATCTACGAGGGGCGCATCGGCCAGATAATCTATGACGCCGGCAAGGTGGTCGACCCGATCAGCTACGACCGGGCGTACTACGCGCTGATGAGCCGCTTGGTGGCGCGTGCGGCCTCCGGCGGCCGGAACCGCTCGGCGCGGATGAGTATGTTCGCCATGGGAGAGGCGGTGTACAGCCGCGACGACCCCACAGGGACGATGTACGGGTTGGTGCAGTGCATGAGGGACTGCAGCGACGCCGAGAGCCAATAG
- the LOC109772089 gene encoding cysteine-rich receptor-like protein kinase 10, which yields MRNIAIAGVPTITMAPHIALLLLAASFAASQAAVDCGPSAASPSPAPAPSPTSSTTANSSAFRANVLALLDALPHAAAPTGFASLSRGAGRDRAFVRGLCRGDLNQSVCLADLQEAARDLSGRCASSRSVGAWYRQVYISYADTNDSAIFEGPQRRIGQVIYDAGKVADPESYDRAYYALMSRLVARAAAGGNRSARTSMFATGEAVYARDDPIGTMYGLVQCMRDRSDAECQQCLQTLVPQLPTCCGGHQGGVALGFNCHLRVQVYTYYDLALDAPPPAPAPPPPSPPSAGENPGKGRQSKRAVLAGAISTGTLFLVLLVVLVCVYMKRTRTGANERARDGAREDSSNTYVSPEQFTLPLLRAATGNFAPENKLGEGGFGQVFKGKMPNGQAIAVKRLSQSSSQGFHELKNELVLAAKLRHRNLVQILGVCLEEKEKLIVYEYLPNRSLDTLLFDSERRRRGLDWRKRHTIICGIARGLLYLHEESQLRVIHRDLKPSNVLLDEHMNPKISDFGLARAFRPDQSRDVTKRAAGTLGYMSPEYAYCGHVSVKSDMYSFGVIVLEVVTGRRNSSPGQDNANSLLSEVWEKWRAGTAAEMADASLGDQYPRAQMLSCMHIGLLCVQKKPELRPDASEVVLMLSSQSRSRRTPSRPAFYAGSTGGAVTASRARRSENVSKNGVTMSELEPR from the exons ATGCGGAACATAGCCATTGCCGGTGTACCCACCATCACCATGGCGCCgcacatcgcgctcctcctcctcgcggcGAGCTTCGCAGCTTCACAAGCGGCGGTAGACTGCGGCCCCTCGGCCGCCTCTCCCTCCCCAGCACCAGCACCATCGCCGACGTCGTCCACCACCGCAAACAGCAGCGCGTTCCGCGCTAATGTCTTGGCACTCCTGGACGCGCTCCCCCATGCCGCGGCGCCCACGGGCTTCGCCTCCCTCTCCCGGGGCGCCGGCCGCGACCGCGCCTTCGTCCGCGGCCTCTGCCGCGGCGACCTCAACCAGTCCGTGTGCCTGGCGGACCTGCAGGAGGCCGCCCGGGACCTGAGCGGCAGGTGCGCCTCCAGCCGGAGCGTGGGGGCGTGGTACAGACAAGTCTACATCAGCTACGCCGACACCAACGACTCGGCCATCTTCGAGGGGCCGCAGAGGCGCATCGGCCAGGTAATCTACGACGCCGGCAAGGTGGCCGACCCGGAAAGCTACGACCGGGCGTACTACGCGCTGATGAGTCGCCTGGTGGCGCGCGCGGCCGCCGGCGGTAACCGCTCGGCGCGGACGAGCATGTTCGCCACGGGAGAGGCGGTGTACGCCCGCGACGACCCCATCGGGACGATGTACGGGCTGGTGCAGTGCATGAGGGACCGCAGCGACGCCGAGTGCCAACAGTGCCTGCAGACGCTGGTGCCGCAGCTTCCGACGTGCTGCGGGGGGCATCAGGGAGGGGTGGCGCTCGGCTTCAACTGCCACCTCCGGGTCCAGGTGTACACCTACTACGACCTGGCGCTCGACGCGCcgcctccggctccggctcccccgccaccgtcgccgccgtccgccggagaaaacCCCG GAAAGGGGAGGCAGTCAAAACGTGCCGTCCTTGCAGGCGCGATTTCAACCGGAACGCTATTTCTCGTGCTACTCGTCGTGCTCGTTTGTGTTTACATGAAGAGGACAAGGACTGGGGCGAACGAGAGAGCACGAG ATGGTGCTAGAGAAGACAGCAGCAACACGTACGTTAGTCCGGAGCAGTTTACCCTGCCGTTGCTGAGGGCGGCGACGGGCAACTTCGCCCCAGAGAACAAGCTGGGCGAGGGAGGTTTCGGCCAGGTTTTCAAG GGCAAGATGCCGAATGGGCAGGCGATAGCAGTGAAGAGGCTGTCCCAGAGCTCCTCGCAGGGGTTCCATGAGCTGAAAAACGAGCTGGTGCTGGCGGCGAAGCTCCGGCACAGGAACCTGGTGCAGATCCTCGGGGTCTGCTTGGAGGAGAAAGAGAAGCTCATCGTGTACGAGTACCTGCCAAACAGGAGCCTCGACACCCTCCTCTTCG ATAGTGAGCGGCGGCGGCGTGGCCTGGACTGGAGGAAGAGGCACACCATCATCTGCGGGATCGCCCGTGGCCTCCTGTACCTCCACGAGGAGTCGCAGTTGAGGGTCATCCACCGGGACCTCAAGCCCAGCAATGTGTTGCTGGACGAGCACATGAACCCCAAGATCTCTGACTTCGGCCTGGCTCGAGCCTTCCGCCCAGACCAATCCAGGGATGTAACCAAGCGAGCAGCCGGCACCCT CGGATACATGTCGCCGGAGTACGCCTACTGCGGCCACGTCTCCGTCAAGTCCGACATGTACAGCTTCGGAGTCATCGTGCTGGAGGTCGTCACCGGTCGAAGGAACAGCAGCCCCGGCCAAGACAACGCCAACAGCTTGTTGAGCGAGGTGTGGGAGAAGTGGAGGGCCGGGACGGCGGCGGAGATGGCGGACGCGTCGCTGGGCGACCAGTACCCTCGGGCCCAGATGCTCAGCTGCATGCACATCGGTCTCCTCTGCGTCCAGAAGAAACCGGAGCTCAGGCCCGACGCGTCGGAGGTCGTGCTCATGCTCAGCAGCCAGTCCAGGTCGCGGCGGACGCCCTCCAGGCCGGCCTTCTACGCCGGCTCCACTGGCGGCGCGGTCACCGCCTCACGTGCTCGTCGTAGCGAAAATGTTTCAAAGAATGGGGTGACCATGTCGGAGCTTGAACCGAGGTAG